GCCGGGGAACGGGCCGCGGGCCGAGCGCGTTGCTCCACGCTCGGCGGACCACGCCACGGAGCCCGAGCGCTTCGAATGGGGCGGCGAGCAACTTGACCTTGCGGTGCTTCTCACCCCAGTCCGGCACGTCGTCGTGCAAGACGTACACTTCCCAGAGCGTCTCGTCTGGGTCCGTGACCCAGAGCTTCGTCTGACGGGCGTAACAACACTGCACATCGTCCTGCTCGCCCATGCGAGCGCCAACCGCCCGCAAGCGCTCGTGGACAGATCGGAGTTGGTCCAGCGTGACGACGCGCAAGCCGAGATGGTTGAGGGGGCCACCGGCGCACGCCCGCTGAGGTTTGAGCGACAGGACGATGGGCGGCTCGTCGATCTCGAACTTGGCGTAGTCGGGGTAGAGCTTGACGGGTCCGGTTTCCAGAAGTGCGGTGTAGAACTCGACCGACCGGCCCAAATCGGACACGTTCAGCGAGACGTGGAACTTGATCTTGGCAATGGCGTCGCCCGGAGTGCGGTTTAGGGCTCCGGCCGGCGCGGTGGCGGTCGTCATCGCAGAAGCCTCCAGTTGGCACATGGCAGGGCATACGGCCACATGGCGGTTGGAACGTCCGGTTCGACGCCAACGTCCGTCAGCCCCTCAGACATCCTAATACGTGCCTTAGTGTCGTGGTGTTTATGGGGTCGAGGAGACAGCGGTTCTACCGGAGGCTAAAATGAGCGTGTGTGGGAGACGTGACGTCCCTGCCGGGAGTCACATCACGCAGGACAAGGATGTGAAGCGAGATCCCTTACAGTCTCAACGCTGTGCCCGCAAGCTGTCGGCTCTGGCCGCCCCGGAGCGACTGCGGATCGTTCACTTCTTGCGAGGTGGTCCCCGGAACGTGACGGAGATCGCGAATATGCTCCGGACCGCGGCCGTCAACGTGTCGCACCATATGCACGTCCTCTCGACGGCGGGCCTCGTCAAGCGGGAGAAACGCGGCCGCTTCGTGCTCTACTCGCTGGGAGCCGGCGTCTTCGAGGTGGACGACCACGGCGGAACGCCAGATCACCTCAACCTGGGATGCTGCCGATTGGAGCTACCGTCGGAATGAGCCGCGCACCTCGGCGGAGCGATCGTCGCGCTTGAGCTTGTTGACGTTGGTCGCCAACTAGCCAGCGCAAGGACGCCGAGGCAAAGGAACGGAGACGCAGGAAGACCATGATCCGTTCGATCTTGACCTCCTGGGCGCCACCGGATTTTGGGCATCGACCTCGGTCGAACCTGCGGGAACCGCACCCGGCGATCCAAGATACAATCGAGGCATGGCTGTTGAGCCCCAGACGCTCGCGGACGCTGTCAACGCCCTCGTCGACGAGTATCGCACGCAGTGTCTCTGGTTTCTGCGTCCCGACTACTATCCGGCGACACGCGAGGCGCAGCTCCGCATCCTCGACTACGTGCAGCGGTACGGTGACCGTCGCGCCCATCTCCGAGCAGCGATGCTTCGTCAATGGTTCTCACAGACTTCCAGCGCCGTGTCTGCCGCCTCATAGCGAAGAATCGGATCGCTGCGGGAGAGAGCTACGTTGCCGGCGGAGCTGCGCTGAACGAGCTGATCGCCAGTCCGAGGATCTCGCGCGACATCGATCTGTTCCACGACACGGACACAGCCGTCGCGGCGGCGTGGGATTCGGACCGCCACGTGCTCGAGCAACACGGGTTTGAGCTGCGTGTCGTGCGCGAACGGCCCTCTTATGTTGAGGCGGAGGTGAGCGCGGGCGGCAGGTCGCTGCGCGTGGAGTGGGCGCGCGACAGCGCCTACCGCTTCTTCCCGCTGATGGAACACGAGGAGCTTGGGCTAGTGCTGCATCCCTTCGATCTCGCGACGAACAAGGTGCTCGCTCTCGTCGGGCGTCTCGAAGTGCGCGACTGGGTGGACGTCATCAACAGCGCTGAGCATGTGCAACCCCTCGGATACGTGGCCTGGGCCGCCAGTGGCAAGGATCCTGGGTTCGGTCCCGAAGCGATTCTCGAGCACGCCGCGCGGTCCAGCCGGTACTCGGCGGACGAAATCGCGGCGCTCGCGTTTGAGGGCATCCCTCCAGACGCAGGCGAGCTGGCCCGGAGATGGCATGCGTTACTGGACGCGGCCCACCCCATCGTTCGCGCGCTACCCGCTGAAGAGATCGGGAGATGTGTACTGACGCGGGGCGGTGAATTGTTCAGAGATGATGCCG
The sequence above is drawn from the Luteitalea sp. genome and encodes:
- a CDS encoding metalloregulator ArsR/SmtB family transcription factor; translation: MKRDPLQSQRCARKLSALAAPERLRIVHFLRGGPRNVTEIANMLRTAAVNVSHHMHVLSTAGLVKREKRGRFVLYSLGAGVFEVDDHGGTPDHLNLGCCRLELPSE